One region of Etheostoma cragini isolate CJK2018 chromosome 16, CSU_Ecrag_1.0, whole genome shotgun sequence genomic DNA includes:
- the rnf208 gene encoding RING finger protein 208 yields MSCLRRQPVTIPMDTVKIIQSEKFPRECPVPATQPRYAPPPRVAWDGGGEGEIIVNQACSDLALEITGSPRPMVSPSAPVMRREQSFLAQRKTSANEICYHQFHYKMEDVIVNQYVLRPSSTSSSTSSSSSSSGPVMPCEPLDCPTCGHTYNFAGKRPRILSCLHSVCEECLQILYESCPKYKFISCPTCRRETVLFTDYGLAALAINTSILSRLPSDPNGPVQWGGDADRSCYQTVRQYCQSACTCQIANPLSSCGIM; encoded by the coding sequence ATGTCCTGCCTCAGGCGTCAGCCCGTCACCATCCCCATGGACACCGTTAAGATCATCCAGTCAGAGAAGTTCCCCAGAGAGTGCCCTGTGCCCGCCACCCAGCCGCGCTATGCCCCACCCCCCAGAGTGGCGTGGGACGGCGGAGGTGAAGGTGAAATCATCGTCAACCAGGCCTGCAGCGACCTGGCCCTGGAAATTACAGGGTCTCCCCGGCCAATGGTGTCCCCCTCAGCCCCCGTGATGCGCAGGGAGCAAAGCTTCCTAGCGCAGCGCAAAACCAGTGCCAACGAAATCTGCTATCACCAGTTCCACTACAAGATGGAAGACGTCATAGTCAACCAATACGTGCTGCGTCCCtcatccacctcctcctccacttcctcctcctcttcctcctcgggACCCGTTATGCCCTGCGAGCCCCTGGACTGCCCCACCTGCGGTCACACCTACAACTTTGCCGGCAAGCGTCCACGTATCCTTTCCTGCCTGCACTCGGTGTGTGAGGAGTGCCTGCAGATCCTCTACGAGTCCTGTCCCAAGTATAAGTTCATCTCCTGCCCCACGTGCAGGCGCGAGACAGTGCTGTTCACAGACTATGGCCTGGCTGCCCTGGCCATCAACACCAGCATCCTGAGCCGCCTGCCCTCTGACCCCAACGGGCCCGTGCAGTGGGGTGGGGACGCCGACCGCAGCTGCTACCAGACTGTGCGGCAATACTGCCAGTCAGCCTGCACCTGCCAGATCGCCAACCCCTTGTCCTCCTGTGGCATAATGTAG